In Neorhizobium sp. NCHU2750, a single genomic region encodes these proteins:
- a CDS encoding J domain-containing protein has product MKLDSKYFDRIRTRRKRQQDAPPQAPTCQWDGCDKPGIHRAPVGRNAEGQFFMFCFEHVKEYNKGYNYFSGLSDSEIARYQKEAITGHRPTWTVGVNKDAKDAPLHSTARSGGAGAAGSAGAAYAQQRFRDPFGFVSQARAGGGGRYETQGRKLKTLEAKAFETMGLGANASSTEIKSRYKELVKKHHPDANGGDRGSEERFRAVVQAYQLLKQAGFC; this is encoded by the coding sequence ATGAAGCTCGATTCCAAATATTTTGACCGTATCCGGACGCGCCGGAAAAGGCAGCAAGATGCCCCGCCGCAGGCTCCGACCTGCCAATGGGACGGCTGCGACAAGCCGGGTATTCACCGGGCGCCGGTCGGACGCAATGCGGAAGGCCAGTTCTTCATGTTCTGCTTCGAGCATGTGAAGGAATATAACAAGGGCTACAACTATTTCTCAGGCCTGTCGGACAGCGAGATCGCGCGCTACCAGAAGGAAGCGATTACCGGGCATCGCCCGACCTGGACGGTCGGCGTCAACAAGGATGCCAAGGACGCACCGCTGCATTCGACGGCGCGGTCCGGTGGTGCGGGTGCCGCAGGTTCGGCCGGTGCAGCCTATGCGCAGCAGCGCTTCCGGGATCCGTTCGGCTTCGTGTCCCAGGCGCGGGCCGGTGGCGGCGGGCGCTACGAGACGCAGGGGCGCAAGCTGAAGACGCTGGAGGCGAAGGCTTTCGAGACGATGGGACTTGGCGCCAATGCCAGTTCTACCGAGATCAAGAGCCGCTACAAGGAGTTGGTCAAGAAGCACCACCCGGACGCCAATGGCGGCGACCGCGGATCGGAGGAACGTTTTCGTGCCGTGGTGCAAGCATATCAGTTGTTGAAGCAGGCGGGTTTCTGCTAA
- a CDS encoding BolA family protein, whose product MSVRTRIEATLRQNLSPERLDVIDESHQHAGHQPNVTGDGESHMRVRIVSAAFAGMSRIDRHRTVNALLKPELDAGLHALAVEAAAPGEPTRW is encoded by the coding sequence ATGTCAGTCAGAACCCGTATCGAAGCCACGCTTCGCCAGAACCTCTCCCCCGAACGCCTCGACGTGATCGACGAGAGCCATCAGCACGCTGGACATCAACCGAACGTGACCGGCGACGGCGAAAGCCATATGCGGGTCAGGATAGTATCGGCTGCGTTTGCAGGCATGAGCCGGATCGACCGGCACCGGACGGTGAATGCGCTCCTGAAACCGGAGCTCGACGCCGGCCTCCACGCGCTCGCGGTCGAGGCCGCAGCACCGGGAGAACCGACACGCTGGTGA
- a CDS encoding type II toxin-antitoxin system VapC family toxin — translation MAGSVLDTHALFWLVTQPETLHEDALVAIAAAQEARKLFVSPITAWELAIAVNKKTNAPDIGGFTVKDWFKAAIEATSSKIVPIGPAIALEAASMIATTAHKDPGDCYIIATARYKKVPIISRDGIIRQIAETGYIDIIGC, via the coding sequence TTGGCCGGATCGGTCCTCGATACGCACGCTCTATTTTGGCTCGTAACTCAGCCCGAAACTCTCCATGAAGATGCCTTGGTGGCAATAGCCGCCGCTCAGGAAGCCAGAAAGCTTTTCGTTTCACCTATCACAGCATGGGAATTGGCTATTGCAGTGAACAAGAAAACGAATGCTCCGGACATAGGAGGCTTTACGGTAAAGGATTGGTTCAAGGCAGCAATTGAAGCCACATCTTCAAAAATTGTGCCGATAGGTCCAGCTATCGCCCTCGAGGCAGCCAGCATGATCGCAACGACAGCTCACAAGGACCCTGGAGATTGCTACATCATCGCCACCGCTAGATACAAAAAAGTCCCAATCATAAGCCGAGACGGAATAATTCGTCAGATAGCGGAAACCGGCTACATCGACATTATTGGCTGCTGA
- the aroB gene encoding 3-dehydroquinate synthase — protein MTVQTRAPERLVHVPLGDRAYDILIGPGLLARAGGEITSRLKGRKAAIITDEHVAPLYLEGLMDGLQTDGIEAVSLTLPAGEKTKSFDHLATVCDMVLAARIERNDAVIALGGGVIGDLAGFAAGIVRRGVRFVQIPTSLLSQVDSSVGGKTGVNSRHGKNLLGVFHQPDLVLADTSVLDTLSEREFRAGYAEVAKYGLIDNPAFFEWLEKNWKKVFAGGPERIEAVAVSCQSKADVVVEDERETGRRALLNLGHTFGHALEAAVQYDGARLVHGEGVAIGMVLAHEFSARLNLASPDDGRRVEAHLKAVGLPTRMSDIPGELPGAEMLLTAIMQDKKVKGGKLTFILTHGIGQSFVADDVPSSEVLSFLTEKLAR, from the coding sequence CCTGATCGGGCCGGGCCTTCTGGCGCGTGCCGGCGGCGAGATCACCTCGCGGCTGAAGGGGCGCAAGGCGGCGATCATCACCGACGAACATGTCGCACCGCTCTATCTCGAAGGATTGATGGACGGGCTGCAGACAGATGGCATCGAGGCCGTGTCGCTGACGCTGCCCGCCGGCGAAAAGACCAAGAGTTTCGATCATCTGGCCACCGTCTGCGACATGGTGCTGGCGGCGCGCATCGAGCGCAATGATGCGGTGATCGCGCTCGGTGGCGGCGTGATCGGCGACCTCGCCGGCTTTGCAGCCGGCATCGTTCGCCGCGGCGTGCGCTTCGTACAGATCCCGACTTCACTCCTGTCGCAGGTGGATTCCTCCGTCGGCGGCAAGACCGGGGTCAATTCCCGTCATGGCAAGAACCTGCTCGGCGTCTTCCACCAGCCCGATCTGGTGCTTGCCGATACGTCGGTTCTCGACACGCTGTCGGAGCGGGAGTTCCGTGCCGGTTATGCGGAAGTGGCCAAATACGGGCTGATCGACAATCCGGCCTTTTTCGAATGGCTGGAAAAGAACTGGAAAAAGGTGTTTGCCGGCGGTCCGGAACGGATCGAGGCAGTTGCCGTCAGCTGCCAGTCGAAGGCCGATGTCGTGGTCGAGGATGAGCGCGAGACCGGACGGCGGGCCTTGCTCAATCTCGGTCACACGTTCGGCCACGCGCTGGAAGCTGCCGTGCAGTATGACGGAGCACGGCTGGTGCATGGCGAGGGCGTCGCGATCGGCATGGTGCTGGCCCACGAGTTTTCCGCCCGGCTCAATCTTGCAAGCCCCGACGACGGCCGGCGCGTCGAGGCGCATCTGAAGGCGGTCGGCCTGCCGACCAGAATGAGCGACATTCCGGGCGAGCTGCCCGGTGCCGAGATGCTTCTTACCGCCATCATGCAGGACAAGAAGGTGAAGGGCGGCAAGCTGACCTTCATCCTGACCCATGGCATCGGCCAGTCCTTCGTTGCCGACGATGTGCCCTCGTCGGAAGTCCTGAGTTTCCTCACCGAAAAGCTTGCCAGATGA